In Methanobacterium sp. Maddingley MBC34, the DNA window GAGTTTTAATCACCGGGGATGCAGTGCCGATACAGGGAGATTTACCTATCTATGATGACTTTAATGGCTCCATCCACTCCATTGAGATGTTGATGGGTGTTGAGGATGTGGAATTACTGTTAGCCTCATGGGATGAACCTCAAAAAGATGAAAATGTTCATCAGAGAATGGTTGAAGCTTTAGATTATCTCCAAAATATCCAGGAAATTGTTGAAAAAATTGCCCCTGCAAATTCATCCTCTGAACCAATGGAGTTCTGCAGGATAGTTTTAAAAGAGTTAGGATTACCCGAACATGCTGCCAACCCAATAGTTTCCCGATCTTTCCAGGCCAATCTAAAAGAATTGGAAGGAAAAGAGTGAAAGAAGTGAAATAGTTTTTAAATCAATATAAGTTAACAAGTGAGTTAAAATCCAATTTGAACCCAAATTAAATAGCGAAATAAACTTTAATATCTAATTAAAATAAAAGAAGGATTTAAAATGAAATAAAATAAAAAAAGAGTTTAAAAAAAAGGCAGTGCATTTATGTTAATTATTCTGCCTTTATCCCTTTTTCTGCCTTTAATTTTTCCAGTTTGGCCTTGGCCTTACGGAAGTTACTCAGGTAGTTATCTTCTTCAACAAGGGGAGTGAGTTCCAGTCCAAGCTGGCGTTGTTCCTCAATCCATTCCTCGTGGAATACTGGAACCTCCAGCTTTATAGGCTCTGTTGTGGGGTTTACCACAATCACATTCCTGTAGGGGAAATCTGTTTCCACAATATAACCCCCTAAACTTATGATATGATGAGGTCTTATAACAATTTTCATTTCAGTTCACCATAATTTTTATTTATAATTCATTTCCAGTGCCTTTTGAAGGATTGAATCCTTTTAAAAAAGGGTAAAGATTTTAAAGTAAAGCCGCAACTATAGCCAGTACTCCTATGATTGAAACCCCAGCAACAGTTGGATAGAACTGTTTGTAAGTGAATATTGGCGAAAATGCACTAAGGACTGCCATGAGCATTGGGAATAAGAGGGCCACAATCAGGGTAA includes these proteins:
- a CDS encoding Energy-converting hydrogenase B subunit P (EhbP) (PFAM: Energy-converting hydrogenase B subunit P (EhbP)), whose translation is MKIVIRPHHIISLGGYIVETDFPYRNVIVVNPTTEPIKLEVPVFHEEWIEEQRQLGLELTPLVEEDNYLSNFRKAKAKLEKLKAEKGIKAE